One Phaseolus vulgaris cultivar G19833 chromosome 4, P. vulgaris v2.0, whole genome shotgun sequence DNA window includes the following coding sequences:
- the LOC137838540 gene encoding uncharacterized protein yields the protein MIPAEIQESSPRFLNFIAEGSYVERKVNLDLLDEVREEARVSVEAVKRRVERRHNSKVRLRRFQEGDLVMRKAHQNEMENKLSPKWTGPYRVIETLENGAYRLETLEGGAIPRTWNATHLKFYFS from the coding sequence atgatccccgcggagatacaggagagctcccccagatttttgaatttcattgctGAAGGATCCTATGTAGagcgaaaggtgaatctcgacctaTTGGACGAggtgcgagaagaagccagagtcagtGTTGAAGCCGTAAAAAGAAGAGTagaacggaggcacaactctaaggtgagactcaggcgcttccaggaaggtgacctggtgatgagaaaggcgcatcagaatgagatggagaacaagttgtctccaaagtggacaggcccgtacagagtgatTGAGACGTTGGAGAACGGAGCTTATCGACTAgaaactctggagggaggagcaatccccagaacgtggaacgccacccacttgaaattttacttcagttaa